A window from Culex pipiens pallens isolate TS chromosome 3, TS_CPP_V2, whole genome shotgun sequence encodes these proteins:
- the LOC120424417 gene encoding uncharacterized protein LOC120424417 — translation MSQVDLLEEVHHLRFTVADRSLRNAWEAYRVSPITRQLASEANRATYAEALWLAETESCSRTFFPASLATLAVECLVGAFSGGPVPDGLSCEQKEYFGHLLDVELPVLQLLQVENETFWKRVVKAKTKTLVHFLKLEKEEDIYWRPRGIELKVAEAIERERPAYWFEGDLEDIIISSAPIVKNLVISQLLPLQKVEPAEGYEEYKLYDVPAELCSHGSLKILRHLENLTSLSLIFGLDEILKGYERRFFQFSLEDVENFVEALDKMIQLKHFKMARSHLTTDKLKILLNHLAQLKLESLEFSYCYLGEGSGILLGKFISKCPATLKVVNLAGNFLNAKEIEDFGYGINVFQGVLQRLDISHNPIGEAGVLMLGGAVKNTEQLRELNVTACELGEEGAFRVVQLLGFHRPLRVLQMNCTPLGRAGGKKLIDVLKANWHVEVVDCKFCQLKESHVRRIQSILRRNGKFARVL, via the exons ATGTCCCAAGTTGACTTGCTGGAAGAAGTTCATCATCTGAGATTTACGGTGGCAGATCGGAGCCTGCGGAACGCCTGGGAAGCCTACCGGGTGTCCCCGATTACGCGCCAGCTAGCCAGCGAGGCAAATCGGGCCACTTACGCGGAAGCACTATGGTTGGCCGAAACGGAGAGCTGCTCGCGGACGTTCTTCCCGGCCAGTTTGGCCACACTGGCCGTGGAGTGTTTGGTGGGGGCGTTTTCCGGGGGTCCCGTACCGGATGGGCTTAGCTGCGAACAGAAGGAGTACTTTGGGCACCTGCTGGATGTTGAACTTCCTGTTTTGCAACTGCTTCAAGTCGAG aatgaaaCTTTCTGGAAACGGGTCGTCAAGGCGAAAACTAAAACTCTCGTGCATTTTCTAAAGTTGGAAAAGGAAGAGGACATCTACTGGAGACCTCGAGGAATCGAGCTGAAGGTAGCGGAAGCAATCGAACGGGAACGGCCCGCGTATTGGTTCGAAGGTGACCTCGAGGACATCATCATCAGTTCGGCTCCGATCGTTAAAAATCTGGTGATTTCGCAGCTTCTTCCGCTGCAGAAGGTTGAACCCGCAGAGGGctatgaagagtacaaattgtACGATGTTCCGGCCGAATTGTGCAGTCATGGTTCTTTGAAGATATTGAGGCACTTGGAGAACTTGACATCACTTTCGTTGATCTTTGGGCTGGACGAGATTCTCAAGGGTTACGAACGAAGATTTTTCCAGTTTTCACTGGAGGATGTGGAAAATTTCGTAGAAGCTCTTGACAAGATGATACAACTGAAACACTTCAAAATGGCTCGAAGTCACCTGACTACcgataaacttaaaattttgctGAATCACTTGGCGCAGCTAAAACTTGAATCCTTGGAATTTTCCTACTGTTATCTCGGCGAAGGATCTGGAATTTTGCTAGGAAAATTCATCAGCAAATGTCCAGCCACTTTGAAGGTTGTGAATTTAGCGGGAAATTTTTTGAACGCGAAAGAAATTGAAGATTTTGGTTATGGAATCAACGTGTTCCAGGGAGTACTTCAGCGCTTGGACATTTCCCATAACCCGATTGGAGAGGCTGGCGTACTGATGCTCGGAGGTGCGGTCAAGAATACGGAGCAGCTCCGTGAGCTGAATGTCACTGCTTGTGAGTTGGGCGAGGAGGGTGCCTTTAGG gTGGTCCAACTGCTCGGCTTTCACCGACCCTTGAGAGTGCTCCAGATGAACTGTACCCCGCTGGGACGCGCCGGTGGCAAAAAGCTGATTGATGTGCTCAAGGCAAACTGGCACGTCGAGGTGGTGGACTGCAAATTCTGTCAACTGAAGGAAAGTCACGTCAGGCGAATTCAAAGTATCCTTCGGCGCAACGGTAAATTTGCTCGAGTCTTGTGA